One Spirochaeta cellobiosiphila DSM 17781 DNA window includes the following coding sequences:
- a CDS encoding carbohydrate ABC transporter permease — translation MAKKISFYILLSLGVLIAVIPFLYMLANSLKTYSETVTRVSPFFWDPRFWPKSPQWNNFLTVFHEDNMGRYFLNSLLIGAVTVGGTLVSSSLAAYAFAKMEFPGKKIIFAVILITLMIPETVLLIPNFLTISFLGWIDKLPALTVPFMGSAFNIFLLRQFFSQIPDSLIDSAHIDGASELNVFLSIALPIMKAPLFTVAFLAFNASWMALQWPMVVTQTDRLRPITVGLAKFLSEAGPETQFRMAGALIALLPILIIYIITQKHITEAITQSGIKE, via the coding sequence GTGGCTAAGAAAATATCTTTTTATATACTTTTATCCCTAGGTGTTCTGATCGCTGTTATTCCCTTCCTGTATATGCTTGCTAATAGTCTAAAAACGTATTCCGAAACAGTAACCCGGGTTAGTCCTTTCTTCTGGGATCCCAGATTCTGGCCAAAGAGTCCCCAATGGAATAATTTCTTAACAGTTTTCCATGAAGATAATATGGGACGGTATTTTCTCAATAGTCTTCTTATTGGAGCTGTAACCGTTGGGGGTACTTTAGTGTCCTCAAGCTTAGCCGCTTATGCCTTCGCCAAGATGGAGTTTCCCGGTAAGAAGATTATTTTCGCTGTTATATTGATCACTTTAATGATTCCCGAAACAGTTCTTCTCATTCCTAATTTTCTGACGATTTCCTTTTTAGGATGGATTGACAAGTTACCTGCTTTAACAGTCCCTTTTATGGGTAGTGCTTTCAATATCTTTCTTCTAAGGCAATTCTTCAGTCAAATTCCTGACTCATTAATCGATTCCGCTCATATTGATGGTGCAAGTGAGTTAAATGTCTTTTTAAGTATTGCCCTGCCCATTATGAAAGCCCCTCTTTTTACCGTCGCATTTTTGGCCTTCAATGCTTCATGGATGGCCTTACAATGGCCCATGGTTGTTACCCAGACAGATAGATTAAGGCCTATCACAGTAGGCTTGGCAAAGTTTTTGTCAGAAGCAGGTCCAGAGACTCAATTCCGCATGGCCGGAGCTCTGATTGCTTTGCTCCCTATTCTGATCATTTACATCATTACTCAAAAACATATTACCGAAGCTATTACCCAGTCGGGTATAAAAGAATAA
- a CDS encoding ABC transporter substrate-binding protein: MKKGMIFILIALLGSFSVMAGGQNESKQVAIENVDPSGTRITYWYQHSRSREDAIQKLIKDFNETNEYGITVQGEYAGNYDEIYNKMITAIAGNSTPNLVVAYQNQAAAYQVSDALVDLNPYVTDSKWGLGTEKEDFFSGFLNSDVNAMFDGQRLGFPPNRSMEVLYYNKTWLKELGYDHAPKTWEEFAQMCMAATKGDQYGYALATGASNVFSQIVSRGGQLEIKGGGYKYDSPEMTAAMEMMKKLYDAGAVRKIVQQYGEQTDFANSICMFTIGSTSGMPYYANAVNGSDKPFEWSVAPLPTNGNKPVMNVYGASLSIPKSTPEKQLAAWIFIKYLTGKEEQAYWVRASNYFPVRKSVASELSDYFVENPRYKDAFDILNSAELTAEPPYAGYDEVRDLVSGAFNAIMDGADIKSTLSSLDKDANEVYEDAKL, encoded by the coding sequence ATGAAAAAAGGTATGATCTTCATACTAATCGCTTTACTAGGAAGCTTCTCTGTAATGGCTGGTGGCCAGAATGAAAGCAAGCAGGTAGCCATTGAAAACGTTGATCCTTCAGGGACAAGGATCACCTACTGGTATCAACATAGTCGAAGTAGAGAGGATGCCATTCAGAAGCTTATTAAGGACTTTAATGAAACTAATGAATATGGAATTACGGTTCAAGGTGAATATGCCGGTAATTATGATGAAATATACAATAAGATGATAACGGCCATAGCAGGTAATAGCACGCCCAATCTGGTTGTGGCTTATCAAAATCAAGCAGCAGCCTATCAAGTCAGTGATGCTCTTGTGGATCTAAATCCTTATGTAACTGATTCAAAATGGGGTTTAGGCACTGAGAAAGAGGACTTTTTTAGTGGATTTTTGAATTCTGATGTGAATGCCATGTTTGATGGGCAAAGACTTGGTTTTCCCCCTAACAGATCCATGGAAGTGCTTTATTACAATAAAACCTGGTTAAAAGAATTAGGATATGACCATGCTCCCAAGACTTGGGAAGAATTTGCTCAGATGTGTATGGCTGCCACCAAAGGCGATCAATACGGATATGCCCTTGCTACAGGAGCGTCTAATGTGTTCAGTCAAATTGTTAGTAGAGGGGGACAGTTGGAAATCAAAGGAGGGGGGTATAAATACGATTCTCCCGAAATGACCGCTGCTATGGAGATGATGAAAAAACTCTATGATGCGGGAGCTGTCCGTAAGATCGTCCAACAATATGGGGAACAAACTGATTTTGCTAACTCCATCTGTATGTTTACTATTGGATCTACTTCGGGGATGCCCTACTATGCCAATGCTGTCAATGGTTCGGATAAACCTTTCGAATGGAGTGTCGCTCCTCTTCCTACTAATGGCAATAAGCCTGTAATGAACGTTTATGGGGCTTCCCTTTCTATTCCTAAATCAACACCGGAAAAGCAATTAGCCGCCTGGATATTCATCAAATACCTTACAGGAAAGGAAGAACAGGCCTATTGGGTTAGAGCCTCTAATTACTTTCCTGTTAGAAAGTCTGTTGCATCCGAATTAAGTGATTATTTTGTTGAAAATCCGCGTTATAAGGATGCCTTTGATATCTTAAACTCTGCTGAACTGACCGCAGAACCACCCTATGCCGGATATGATGAAGTCCGAGATTTAGTCTCTGGTGCCTTTAATGCCATTATGGATGGAGCTGACATCAAGTCAACTCTTTCTAGCTTAGACAAGGATGCAAATGAAGTCTATGAGGATGCTAAACTTTAG
- a CDS encoding alpha/beta hydrolase: MRVKLSSLNKELRPYYWFYKLSAVALSLPWMVKLLNWEAKLLKGRKIKGLECRTVYIPLPHRTKRLRLRIFKPKGSSQSSLPGMLYLHGGGYLTSLPELSLGIMKRFIETEPCIIVAPDYSKSLDSPYPSALKDCYSALLWMRDNSQSLNMYSNDYILAGHSAGGGLTAALSLKLRDTQDLRVAFQMPIYPMIDDRQMTKSSQNNNAPVWNTRNNKIAWRIYLRDMGKEKQIPIYAAPARATDYRNLPPTITFVGDQEPFLDETRDYVHNLDKGGVPTAFKIFEGCFHSFETLAPKIPISREAWDFLLSHYKMYMDQYVKKQLERQTSVDLTK; this comes from the coding sequence ATGAGAGTCAAATTATCTTCCCTAAATAAAGAACTGCGTCCCTACTATTGGTTTTACAAACTTAGTGCTGTTGCCTTATCCCTCCCATGGATGGTGAAGCTTCTCAACTGGGAAGCCAAGCTTTTGAAGGGCCGCAAGATTAAAGGATTAGAATGCCGTACTGTTTATATCCCCCTTCCCCATAGAACAAAGAGATTACGACTCAGGATATTTAAACCTAAAGGGTCAAGCCAGTCCTCCCTTCCAGGAATGTTGTACCTTCACGGAGGAGGATACCTAACTAGTTTACCAGAACTTAGTCTGGGTATCATGAAACGTTTTATAGAGACAGAGCCCTGTATCATTGTTGCTCCCGATTATAGTAAATCCCTGGATTCACCTTATCCATCAGCCCTTAAGGACTGTTATTCTGCTCTACTTTGGATGAGGGATAACAGCCAATCCTTAAATATGTACTCCAATGACTATATTCTGGCAGGACATAGTGCAGGAGGGGGGCTGACGGCAGCCTTAAGTCTTAAGTTACGTGACACACAAGATTTAAGAGTAGCCTTTCAGATGCCCATTTATCCGATGATAGATGATAGACAAATGACAAAATCTTCACAAAACAATAATGCCCCTGTTTGGAACACCAGGAATAATAAGATTGCCTGGAGAATCTACTTAAGAGATATGGGAAAGGAAAAACAAATACCCATTTACGCGGCACCAGCCAGAGCAACAGATTATAGGAATCTTCCCCCAACGATTACCTTTGTAGGAGATCAAGAACCTTTTTTAGATGAGACAAGGGACTATGTTCATAATCTGGATAAAGGGGGAGTACCCACTGCATTTAAGATCTTTGAAGGATGTTTTCATAGTTTTGAAACCCTGGCACCAAAGATTCCTATAAGCAGGGAGGCATGGGACTTTCTACTATCCCACTACAAAATGTACATGGACCAATATGTAAAAAAACAATTAGAAAGACAAACTTCTGTTGATTTAACTAAATAG
- a CDS encoding transglutaminase domain-containing protein, whose amino-acid sequence MSIKLIIMFIFVLSNSSCQYPVALLYDHLPDPLLKYDDSLPDRIPEFKTIKEALHWVHTNIEYQQDKDDDVYSEEDWKIPKRTLADGYGDCEDMAALLIAIVRKQFAIEMELCILKPKEEGKPYHASPRYKDFYYDPTSDDTYPFPDGYHTYNYYMTLPWNYYILLADNFDFY is encoded by the coding sequence GTGAGTATAAAGCTGATTATTATGTTCATATTTGTTTTATCCAACTCTTCTTGCCAATATCCTGTGGCCTTGCTTTATGATCACCTGCCGGACCCTTTATTGAAGTACGATGATTCTCTACCAGACAGGATTCCCGAATTCAAGACCATTAAGGAAGCGCTTCACTGGGTTCATACGAATATTGAATATCAACAGGATAAGGATGATGATGTTTATTCAGAAGAGGACTGGAAAATCCCTAAAAGAACTTTAGCTGATGGCTATGGAGATTGTGAAGATATGGCGGCTTTATTAATTGCTATTGTACGTAAGCAATTTGCCATAGAAATGGAGCTTTGCATTTTAAAACCCAAGGAAGAAGGAAAACCCTACCATGCAAGCCCACGGTATAAGGATTTCTATTATGATCCGACCTCTGATGATACCTATCCTTTCCCAGATGGATATCATACTTATAACTATTATATGACCCTTCCCTGGAACTATTACATTTTACTTGCAGATAACTTTGATTTTTATTGA
- a CDS encoding methyl-accepting chemotaxis protein, translating to MGIRMKLVVYVGCTLLVLLTINGYLTNRLVGTEVKKQTNQNLMEKCTEYVNKINSSLKLMQADGDSLAAGARVIYERNQQASDSVYRKDLDEFLLSTMDHEQSAYGFGVWYEPQSLGAETYVGPYVYRDAGQVQLTYDYEDPDYNFPSLDWYQLSLASPDDQYIYTTPYYDEVLDQTFITMGRSIQNYSGQTVGVITADWTLDFVKNLFSELTLTSHSLPFLIDPQDNQVLYYPDKSIVAKKVDSLSWWNTFSKDLQTSGTHRVSDIRIDGDSYTGYYSLLITGYVFGFLVPDQEAYSAVYATLGTTVLLLVITIVVMLLLIRIITGRIVKPIVVMGKHIRDIGEGDGNLNVSVPVTTKDEVGQLGEGFNLFVQKLKDMVLTIKATTQAVIEHKNDLVANGEETASSAVQISGNVKSINQQINNLNLEIQSISSSMNQIKSSILALKEKSYDQVKAVEEAQVPIEQMRSQLAHVDQLIMDRKEVTSTLTAQIESNDVIIKEAAKSNHEVAELAGQISDMSKVISNIAAQTNLLSMNAAIEAAHAGDAGRGFAVVAEEIRNLAATSQNNSKNISQSIKDIIGKVNLANSASKRSEENFTFLRNEVQAIIKALGEVEEATSQLSSGGHVIAQSNTSLDRMARGVSQDASEMEEAIELINNSTHSAYGISSQVASGMAEIQQGSSEIAEAMTNVQQITLELNQSTDELQEEMDSFKTE from the coding sequence ATGGGCATTCGAATGAAGCTGGTTGTGTATGTAGGTTGTACATTGCTTGTATTGTTAACAATCAATGGATACTTAACAAATCGATTAGTGGGAACAGAGGTAAAAAAACAAACCAATCAAAATTTGATGGAAAAATGTACGGAATATGTAAACAAAATTAATAGTTCATTAAAGCTAATGCAAGCTGATGGGGACTCCTTAGCTGCAGGCGCACGGGTGATTTATGAAAGGAATCAACAAGCATCTGATAGTGTTTATCGTAAGGACCTAGATGAGTTTCTTCTCTCTACAATGGACCATGAACAATCCGCTTATGGATTTGGTGTATGGTATGAGCCACAAAGTTTAGGAGCAGAGACTTATGTTGGGCCTTACGTTTATCGTGATGCAGGACAAGTTCAATTGACCTATGATTATGAGGACCCTGATTATAACTTTCCCTCTTTAGACTGGTATCAGTTGTCTTTAGCAAGTCCAGATGATCAGTATATCTACACAACACCCTATTATGATGAAGTCCTGGATCAAACCTTTATTACCATGGGACGAAGTATTCAAAACTATTCTGGGCAAACGGTGGGAGTGATTACAGCTGACTGGACATTGGACTTCGTTAAGAATCTGTTTTCAGAATTAACACTAACTTCTCATTCTCTTCCCTTCCTGATAGACCCTCAGGACAATCAAGTTCTCTACTATCCTGATAAATCCATAGTCGCGAAGAAGGTGGACTCTTTAAGTTGGTGGAATACTTTTTCAAAAGATCTACAAACATCGGGAACTCATAGGGTCAGTGATATAAGAATCGATGGTGATTCCTATACAGGCTATTATTCCTTATTGATTACGGGATATGTTTTCGGTTTCCTCGTTCCGGATCAGGAAGCTTATAGTGCCGTTTATGCCACTTTAGGAACTACGGTCTTACTTCTGGTCATCACTATTGTGGTCATGCTCCTGTTGATACGCATCATCACTGGACGAATTGTAAAACCCATTGTTGTCATGGGAAAACACATCAGAGATATTGGAGAAGGGGACGGGAATCTGAATGTCTCAGTTCCTGTGACGACAAAAGACGAAGTGGGCCAGCTAGGAGAAGGATTTAATCTTTTCGTCCAAAAACTAAAAGATATGGTTCTTACCATTAAAGCGACAACACAGGCGGTCATTGAACATAAGAATGATCTTGTGGCTAATGGGGAGGAAACGGCATCCTCTGCAGTACAAATCAGTGGGAATGTAAAGTCCATAAATCAACAGATTAATAATCTGAATCTGGAGATCCAAAGCATATCTTCCAGTATGAATCAGATTAAAAGTTCTATCTTGGCTCTCAAGGAGAAATCTTATGATCAGGTTAAAGCTGTAGAGGAGGCACAAGTTCCTATAGAGCAAATGCGTAGTCAGTTAGCTCATGTGGATCAATTAATCATGGATCGTAAAGAAGTGACTTCCACCTTAACAGCCCAGATTGAAAGTAATGATGTTATTATCAAGGAAGCAGCCAAATCCAATCATGAAGTGGCAGAGTTGGCAGGACAAATATCAGATATGTCCAAGGTGATCAGCAATATTGCTGCCCAGACGAATCTTCTCTCCATGAATGCCGCTATCGAAGCCGCCCATGCAGGGGATGCAGGACGAGGTTTTGCTGTTGTCGCAGAGGAAATCCGTAATTTAGCTGCTACATCCCAAAATAATTCCAAGAACATTAGTCAGTCCATTAAGGATATCATTGGCAAAGTGAACTTGGCGAATTCTGCATCAAAGCGTAGTGAAGAGAATTTTACCTTCTTAAGGAATGAAGTGCAAGCTATTATCAAAGCGCTAGGTGAAGTGGAAGAAGCCACTTCCCAATTATCCTCAGGGGGACATGTTATCGCTCAATCCAACACGAGTTTAGATAGAATGGCCAGAGGTGTCAGTCAAGATGCCTCAGAAATGGAAGAAGCTATAGAGCTTATTAATAATTCTACCCATTCTGCTTATGGTATATCATCACAGGTCGCCTCGGGTATGGCTGAGATCCAACAGGGTAGCAGTGAGATCGCCGAAGCTATGACCAATGTGCAGCAGATTACTCTGGAACTCAACCAAAGTACGGATGAGTTACAAGAGGAGATGGACTCGTTTAAGACAGAATAG
- a CDS encoding sensor histidine kinase, translating to MKIIQSLYRVAITSAGAFTFISLLSIYFVSVILDFKDLSLQTWKVRTAWNELSLINDDILYFQLDSISYLNKLREDWLVKTKNLDQSFQDLYNHPRAKTLSPELTRELIHADYIWRFSKKRIYNAQQILNSLSDRQQLFDVILASGNPSLYENIKVLSLEGDLSFEERLVYRSFLANTAVFFMTRNEFTDILNVINNEIPPLLEQRIFALCGISFILYILTFTGTLFFLGKTSAPIKQLVQTMNDIGQMDYLLVSPKPAIDPHFDEIALIQHGVYEMCQKISSLYEQNLEIEKEKQEARLKALQYQINPHFLYNTLGSIQMAALIEQQPRIGAVIKSLSQLLRKTINMTGHQITVYEELDMLDDYINIMQFRYFDRISVVKEIDPEVYKMYIPSQILQPLLENAIQHGINEYLNQEGKEAFIYIRAYIQSDVLYLEVEDNGTGMDISHRDLSLPVKDNFSRTHLGLSNIDERIKINFGLSYGLTVTSQKEQGTKILITLPILRSTHE from the coding sequence ATGAAGATAATACAGAGTTTATATAGGGTAGCCATTACCTCTGCCGGGGCATTTACATTTATTTCTCTCCTTTCCATCTATTTTGTTTCAGTCATCTTGGATTTTAAGGATCTATCCCTTCAGACATGGAAAGTGAGGACTGCATGGAATGAGCTGTCCCTCATAAATGATGATATTTTATATTTTCAATTAGATTCTATTAGCTATCTCAATAAACTTAGAGAGGACTGGTTGGTGAAGACCAAGAATTTGGACCAGTCTTTTCAGGATTTATATAATCATCCCCGTGCTAAGACTCTCTCTCCGGAACTGACTCGTGAACTGATCCATGCTGATTATATATGGCGTTTTTCCAAAAAGCGTATCTATAATGCCCAGCAAATACTGAACAGCCTATCCGATAGACAGCAATTATTTGATGTTATATTAGCCAGTGGTAACCCTAGTTTGTATGAAAATATTAAAGTTCTGAGCCTGGAAGGGGACTTAAGTTTTGAGGAGCGTCTGGTCTATAGAAGTTTTCTAGCTAATACAGCAGTCTTTTTTATGACGCGTAATGAATTCACAGATATTCTGAATGTCATTAATAATGAAATTCCCCCCCTCCTGGAACAGAGGATTTTTGCCCTCTGCGGTATATCTTTTATTCTGTATATTCTGACTTTTACAGGCACATTGTTCTTCCTGGGTAAAACTTCAGCACCAATAAAACAGTTAGTTCAAACCATGAATGATATTGGTCAGATGGATTATTTATTGGTTTCTCCCAAACCGGCAATAGACCCGCATTTTGACGAGATAGCCCTGATACAACATGGTGTGTATGAGATGTGCCAAAAGATTAGTAGTCTCTATGAACAGAATTTGGAGATCGAAAAGGAGAAGCAGGAAGCCCGTCTTAAGGCTCTTCAGTATCAAATTAACCCTCATTTTCTCTATAACACATTAGGTTCCATACAGATGGCGGCTCTGATAGAGCAACAACCAAGAATAGGTGCTGTTATTAAAAGTCTCTCCCAGCTCCTGCGAAAAACCATCAACATGACCGGTCATCAGATCACGGTCTATGAGGAGCTGGATATGCTTGACGACTATATCAATATTATGCAATTCCGTTATTTTGACAGAATAAGTGTTGTCAAAGAGATAGACCCGGAAGTATATAAAATGTACATTCCGAGCCAGATCCTTCAACCTTTGTTGGAAAATGCCATACAACATGGAATCAATGAATACCTTAATCAAGAGGGAAAAGAAGCTTTTATTTATATCAGAGCCTATATTCAAAGTGATGTTTTATATCTGGAGGTGGAGGACAATGGCACGGGTATGGATATCAGCCATAGGGATCTTAGCCTCCCTGTAAAAGACAACTTCTCCAGAACCCATTTGGGTTTAAGCAATATTGATGAAAGAATCAAAATCAACTTTGGCTTGTCCTATGGATTAACGGTTACAAGTCAAAAAGAGCAGGGAACGAAGATTCTTATTACCTTACCTATTCTCAGGAGTACCCATGAATGA
- a CDS encoding response regulator transcription factor: MNDRLLIVDDEPLYRKAIKEIIDWKSLGFDEPEEAINGEDALSRLSQSNFGLVITDIKMPKMDGLELIREAHQQKIDSHFIVLSAYDDFKLVKKAFQIGCLDYLLKHQISQDEVSRIINNYRDRQKAQDSSDTQKERLYQRDFLASLLREEKVKESDVCQVMEIPSFKEGGRIYTAKGRIHVEQDIDGAYLYQLIEDIAYQIPSLYTIQHNQDVTFFYVTKKPLSWRELDSFWSFVGSLWSDGISSYGGSLSIGFQNKYSDISQIRQTIEEGSSCLDWYTVRGQGSIISPPRLQIKASPVSLPDVKKLSQQLILATTEESIAILDKIKLDPYTFGWFSPSQIRSYFHSTASHIKASLEALGFSDNSHLLDMFYQSQRQINDWDIKQFNRTVDKIIDFYKTTTSLPNRLVGDIVQYIKEHYKEALTLGGVAEHFELNPSYLSRLFKKEVGGGFAQYLAEIRIKSAVSIMNAHNLRISELAVLVGIPQPETFCRVFKRVKGMSPKQYLLSLGKKVTD; the protein is encoded by the coding sequence ATGAATGATCGATTATTGATAGTTGATGATGAACCTCTTTATCGTAAGGCGATAAAGGAGATCATAGATTGGAAGTCCTTAGGTTTTGATGAACCGGAAGAAGCCATTAATGGTGAGGATGCTCTATCACGGCTATCACAAAGCAACTTTGGTCTTGTTATTACAGACATCAAAATGCCTAAGATGGATGGATTGGAGTTGATTCGTGAAGCTCATCAACAAAAGATAGACAGTCATTTTATCGTTCTTAGTGCTTATGATGATTTTAAGCTAGTGAAGAAAGCTTTTCAGATAGGCTGTCTGGATTACCTTTTAAAACATCAAATAAGCCAGGATGAAGTAAGTCGCATTATTAATAACTATCGAGATCGTCAAAAGGCACAGGATAGTTCTGATACTCAGAAAGAAAGGCTCTATCAAAGGGATTTTTTAGCTTCTCTTTTAAGAGAGGAGAAGGTAAAGGAGAGCGATGTCTGCCAGGTCATGGAAATCCCCAGTTTTAAAGAAGGAGGCCGTATTTATACGGCAAAAGGAAGAATCCATGTTGAACAGGATATTGATGGGGCCTATCTTTATCAACTTATTGAGGACATAGCCTATCAAATTCCTTCCTTATATACCATTCAGCATAATCAGGATGTGACTTTTTTTTATGTTACAAAAAAGCCCTTGTCCTGGCGGGAACTGGATAGCTTCTGGTCCTTTGTGGGGAGCTTGTGGTCTGACGGGATTTCTTCCTATGGAGGAAGTCTCTCCATAGGTTTTCAAAATAAATATTCTGATATAAGCCAGATTCGGCAGACAATAGAAGAGGGCAGCTCTTGTTTGGATTGGTACACTGTACGAGGTCAGGGTAGTATTATAAGTCCCCCTCGACTACAAATTAAGGCAAGCCCTGTTAGTCTTCCTGATGTGAAGAAGCTATCTCAGCAATTGATTCTGGCTACTACAGAGGAATCCATTGCTATTTTAGACAAGATTAAGTTGGATCCCTATACTTTTGGTTGGTTCTCCCCTTCACAGATCAGGTCTTATTTTCACAGCACAGCCTCCCATATCAAAGCTTCTTTAGAAGCCCTTGGGTTTAGTGATAATTCCCATTTACTTGATATGTTCTATCAGTCTCAACGACAGATCAATGACTGGGATATTAAGCAATTCAATAGAACTGTTGACAAAATCATTGATTTCTATAAGACAACCACCTCCTTACCGAATCGATTAGTAGGAGATATCGTTCAATACATCAAGGAACATTATAAAGAAGCTCTCACCTTAGGGGGCGTTGCAGAACATTTTGAACTCAATCCCAGTTATTTAAGTCGTCTTTTTAAGAAAGAAGTAGGGGGAGGGTTTGCCCAGTATTTGGCGGAAATCCGCATCAAATCTGCTGTATCCATAATGAATGCTCATAATCTGAGGATATCCGAATTAGCCGTTCTTGTGGGAATTCCCCAACCGGAGACCTTCTGCCGCGTTTTCAAAAGAGTCAAAGGTATGAGTCCAAAACAATATCTATTGTCTTTAGGTAAAAAAGTGACAGATTAA
- a CDS encoding tripartite tricarboxylate transporter substrate binding protein has protein sequence MKRFLSILCVLTFFTGILVAEGSQEGSYPTKSINLIVPFSAGGGTDAVARALAKSAEKYLGQSVVVLNKTGGSGAVGMTAGATATPDGYTITMITREIVSLPLMGLAQISPDDFDLVRLVNLDPALLAVKSDSSYANIDQIIDAAKKNPGSIKFASTAKPNFYILALENNQNIKFNQIPFNGAGEAIPSVIGGHTDFTIASPGELISQIQGDQLRPVAIMAPERIDSMPEVPTFRELGYDVVSGTWRGIAVPKGTPESIRTGLEEAFAKAVADPDFVAFMKNAKLGIYDLDSAAFAQYIKADTDTIQEIVSKLK, from the coding sequence GTGAAAAGATTTTTGTCCATTCTATGTGTCTTGACTTTTTTTACGGGAATTCTTGTTGCTGAAGGTTCTCAAGAGGGATCTTACCCTACCAAAAGCATTAACCTCATAGTTCCTTTTTCTGCTGGTGGCGGTACAGATGCTGTTGCGAGAGCTTTGGCTAAATCAGCTGAGAAGTATCTAGGACAATCTGTTGTTGTATTGAATAAAACAGGTGGTTCCGGGGCTGTAGGAATGACGGCTGGTGCAACCGCTACTCCCGATGGTTATACCATCACTATGATTACCCGGGAAATAGTTTCTCTACCATTAATGGGATTGGCTCAGATTTCTCCTGACGATTTTGATTTGGTTAGACTCGTTAACCTTGATCCTGCTCTATTGGCCGTTAAATCAGATTCTTCCTACGCTAACATAGATCAGATCATAGACGCTGCCAAAAAGAACCCAGGTAGCATCAAGTTCGCCAGTACAGCTAAACCAAATTTTTACATTTTAGCTTTGGAAAACAACCAAAATATTAAGTTTAACCAGATTCCTTTTAATGGAGCAGGGGAAGCTATTCCTTCTGTTATTGGTGGACATACTGACTTTACTATTGCCAGCCCAGGAGAATTGATTTCTCAGATCCAGGGTGACCAATTACGACCAGTAGCTATTATGGCACCTGAAAGAATTGATTCTATGCCTGAAGTCCCTACCTTTAGAGAACTTGGTTATGATGTTGTTTCAGGAACCTGGAGAGGTATTGCTGTTCCTAAGGGAACTCCTGAATCTATTCGAACAGGATTAGAGGAAGCTTTTGCTAAAGCCGTAGCTGATCCTGATTTTGTTGCCTTTATGAAGAATGCCAAGTTAGGTATCTATGATCTTGATAGCGCTGCTTTCGCTCAGTACATCAAGGCTGATACTGATACCATTCAAGAGATCGTTTCTAAACTTAAATAA
- a CDS encoding tripartite tricarboxylate transporter TctB family protein, translated as MKKINIVVGGLFLILGIFVFAMSFTFKQTLISDNYLGAAFFPRLVSVVLSVLSIALIISSAKVYLADSAGENQVAKDIFHLSKLKNPLIIMAFLMVYYFLVRVTGFCITSTLLFTAILFVIGVKKVSYYISAPIFVGVVYFIFRFLFLVQLPTGFVGF; from the coding sequence ATGAAAAAGATTAATATTGTGGTTGGTGGTTTATTCTTAATATTAGGAATATTCGTCTTTGCTATGTCCTTTACATTCAAACAAACTCTGATATCAGACAATTATCTGGGAGCTGCTTTCTTCCCTCGTCTTGTGTCTGTCGTTTTAAGTGTATTGTCTATTGCATTGATCATATCCAGTGCAAAGGTTTATCTGGCTGATTCTGCAGGGGAGAATCAGGTTGCCAAAGATATTTTTCACCTTAGTAAGTTAAAAAATCCTTTAATAATTATGGCCTTCCTGATGGTCTATTATTTTCTTGTCAGGGTTACAGGATTTTGTATCACTTCAACTTTGCTCTTTACTGCCATTCTGTTCGTCATTGGCGTTAAAAAAGTCAGCTATTATATAAGTGCTCCTATTTTTGTTGGAGTAGTGTATTTTATCTTTCGATTCTTATTCCTTGTTCAATTACCAACAGGTTTTGTAGGATTTTAG